In the Clostridium gelidum genome, TATGCAAGGAAGATTTCATTATTACGAAGGATATACAATGAAAGAAGTTACATATCCCATATATGTAATGAAACAATTAGGTATTGAAAAAATTATTGTAACTAATGCTTGCGGTGGAATTAATAAAAGTTTTGAACCAGGAACATTAATGATCATTAATGATTTTATAAATTTATTTGGAGATAATCCTTTAATCGGCGTAAATGATGAAAGATTAGGAACAAGATTTCCTGATATGTCAGAACCTTACAAGATAGAGCTTATTAACAAAGCTAAAAAGATTGCAGATGAGCTAGAGATAAAATATGGTGAGGGTGTTTATGCAGGATTTATGGGACCATATTATGAAACAGCTGCTGAAATTGTAATGATTGGAAGACATGGAGCTGATGCAGTTGGTATGTCAACTGTGCCAGAAACAATAGTAGCTAATTACTTAGGTATGGATGTGCTTGGAATAGCATGTATTACTAATATGGCAACGGGCATACAAAAGGTTAAGCATTCACATGAAAGAGTAGTGGAAACTGCTAAAAAGGCTTCTGTTGACTTGTGCAAATGGGTAGAAAGAATTATAGAAGAAATCTAATTATAACTACATAAGACTATATAAGGATTAAATTTTCTTTGTTGATTTCTTTGTTATGAGAAAGATTGACTTATATTAATATACTGAGAGTAGGCAGTCCATAGTTAGACTGCCTATAATTTGTATTGGGTTTATTTTTTCATTCCTGTATAAATGAAAACTGCATCTCTTAAAAAGATGGCTAAACCAGGTTGTTCTTTATCGTAATATTTAGTAAATCTTTCATCATCTACATACATTTGTACAAGTCCTGCATGGGCCTCTTTTGAGTAACTATTCCAAGAATAACTAAGCCAAGTACGATGTAATTCAGCAGCTTTTTGTGCAAGGTCGCTTGCTGGATCTTTAGTTTCAAATGCAACCATAAGTGTATCAATTACGCTTTTCTCTAGCTTATCATATTCATCATATTGCTCTTTAGTCATGTTTTTTAATTTTTTATTTGACGAATCAATTGCATTATCGCCATATTTTCCGCGTATCTCTGCACCATATTTTTTTTCATTATCATCAATAAGTTTTTGTTTAAATCCCTCGAATTTTTCATTATCGCTCATTATAATTCTCCCTTCTGATTCAGCTATTGTCTGATTAACATTAGCTATTAAAATATCTAATTGATTTCGTTTTGCAAGAAGCTTTTCACGATGTTCTTTCAGTACAGTTGCACTATCAAAGGTCGGGGATGTGATTATATATTTTATGCTTTCTAAATTCACACCTAATTCTCTGTAAAATAATATTTGCTGTAATCTATTTACTTCTTCTTGACCATAAATTCGATAACCGGATGAATTAATTCTTGCCGGCTTAAGAATTCCTATTTCATCATAATATCTAAGAGTTCTGGTACTAACCCCAGCCAAGCAGCCTAGTTTTTGCACTGTGTACTCCATGTGTTCACCTCCTTACAAGATTACTTTACTCCTTCACGTAGCGTGAATGTCAATAGTTCTTTATTTATTAAATTGTAATTATTCAATTAATTCATTATATGATACTTACAGTTATTCAAATTAGCAAGAATAATTTGACAATACGTACTCTTTGGTCTAAAATATTTTTTAGTAAAAAGAAACGAGGAGTGGTTATAAAGTGATAAAAGAAAATGGTAATATTTCAATTGATACAGAGAATATATTTCCTATTATTAAGAAGTGGCTATACTCTGACAAAGACATATTTATAAGAGAAGTCATAAGTAATGCATGCGATGCAATTAGTAAATTTCAAAGGTTAGCTTCATTTGGAGAAGCTACTGCACAAGAAGATGAACAATATAAAGTTATAGTATCTGTAAATAAAGAAAAGAAAACTCTTAAATTTATAGATAATGGTATTGGAATGACTGAAGAAGAGGTTAAAAAATATATCACTCAAGTTGCTTTTTCAGGGGCAACAGATTTTGTAGAGAAATATAAAGATAAGATGGATGAAGGTAAGGATATAATAGGTCACTTTGGACTTGGTTTTTACTCAACATTCATGGTTTCTGATAAGGTTCAAATAGACACATTATCATATAAAGATGAAGTTGAACCAATAAAATGGATTTGTGATGAAGGTGGCACTGAATATGAAATATCTATTTCAGAAGAAAGGACTACAAGAGGCACAACTGTAACATTATATATTAATGATGATAGTGCAGAATTTTTGGAAGAATATAAGGTTAGAGAAATAATAAAGAAATATTGTTCATTCTTACCTATAGAAATATATTTAGAAGATGAAAATAAACCAAAAGAAGAGCCTAAATATGAAACAAAGAAAAAAGAAGATGGAACTGAATATCAAGAATTAGTAGAAATAGAAGCTCCAAAATCGTTAAATGATACAAAGCCTTTATGGGTTAAAGCTCCAAAAGATTGTACAGACGAAGAATATAAGGATTTTTATAGAAAAGTATTTAATGATTTTAATGAACCATTATTTTGGATTCATTTAAATGTGGATTATCCATTTAACTTAAAAGGGATATTATATTTTCCAAAATTAACACATGAATTTGAAGCAACTGAAGGACAAGTGAAATTATTTAATAATCAAGTATTTGTTGCAGATAATATCAAAGAAGTAATTCCAGAATTCTTACTATTATTAAAGGGTACTATAGATTGTCCAGATCTTCCTTTAAATGTATCAAGAAGTTTCCTTCAAAATGATAAGGAAGTTTCAAAGATTTCTAATCATATAATTAAGAAGGTTGCAGATAAATTAGTAGACTTATTTAAAAATAGTAGAGAAGAGTTTGATAAATTTTGGCCAGATATACAAATATTTATTAAGTATGGCTGTTTAAGAGATGAAAAATTCTATGAAAAGATTAAGGAAATAATAATCTTTAAAAATTTAAAAGGTGAATTTGTAACATTAAAAGATTATCTTGAAGCTAATAAAGAAAAGCATGAAAACAAAGTATTTTATGCTAATGATGAAAAACAACAATCTCAATATATCAAGATGTTTAAAGAATATGAGCTAGATGCTGTAATATTTGATTGTACAATAGATGATCATTTTATTTCATTCTTAGAAATGCATGAGTCAGGAGTTAAGTTTAATAGAATTGATTCTGATATTTCTGATACACTCGGAAGTAAAACAGATGAAAATGATGAAACTCAAGTAGCAATAAACAAAGAAATCGAAGATGTATTTAAAAATGCTTTAGGAGAAAAGATTGCTAAATTATCAGTTGAAGGATTAAAAAATGAAGATACTTCGGCTCTTATTATAGTTTCAGAAGAATCAAGAAGAATGGCTCAAATGAGTAAGATGTATGCAAAATCAGGAATGAACTTTCCAGGGATGTTTGATGAAGAAAAGACTTTAGTTGTAAATAGCAAAAATGCTATCATTAAAAAGCTTGTAGAAGTTTCTAAAGATGATGCTAAAAAAGATGAAGTTAAATTCATTTGTGAACATATTTTAGATTTAGCTAAGATTGCTAATAAAGAATTAGATGCAAATGAAATGGATGAATTTATAAAGAGAAATAATGAACTTTTAAGGAAAGTTATTTTACTATAGTAGATAAGTGATAAGTGAGAGTCCAAATCTTGTATTTGGGTTCTCGAACTTAGTTAACTCGTGAATACGAGTTAACTTCCTTATTCATTTGGTTCCTCGAACTTAGTCAATTTGCATATGCAAATTAACTTCCTTAAAAAGTGATTTGATTATGGTCGCTTACCCTGTTAGTACTCAGCGACTGAAAAAATCGAGTTTCATTATTAAGTAAAGAAAAAATCATAATTTTAAATGTTAAATTGAATATTGTAAATTCTATAGTGTAATGCTATAATTACAAGAGATATTTTTTGAATGGAGGAGTTTTCATTTATGAAACATATAAAAACTATTAATAAACCAAATATCAAAAATAGCGTATGCAAACCAGGATGTAAGGAATGTGCAAACTCATGTCAATCAGCTTGTAAGACATCTTGTACAGTTGCAAACTTAGAATGTGAAAACTAATTATTCAAGCAGTAACTATTAAGTTACTGCTTACTTTATATTTGCATATATTTAGGAGGAATTTAAATTGTCTTTAATACATAAATTTAAGCAAGGTGAAAACTATTTTGTTTTAGATGTAAATACTGGAGCAGTTCACGTCGTGGATGAACT is a window encoding:
- a CDS encoding purine-nucleoside phosphorylase, yielding MYDKIMESVGYIKGKINRNPKIAVILGSGLGDLINSVEGAENIPYESIPHFPISTVKGHEGKLVFGTINGVEVLLMQGRFHYYEGYTMKEVTYPIYVMKQLGIEKIIVTNACGGINKSFEPGTLMIINDFINLFGDNPLIGVNDERLGTRFPDMSEPYKIELINKAKKIADELEIKYGEGVYAGFMGPYYETAAEIVMIGRHGADAVGMSTVPETIVANYLGMDVLGIACITNMATGIQKVKHSHERVVETAKKASVDLCKWVERIIEEI
- a CDS encoding MerR family transcriptional regulator, producing the protein MEYTVQKLGCLAGVSTRTLRYYDEIGILKPARINSSGYRIYGQEEVNRLQQILFYRELGVNLESIKYIITSPTFDSATVLKEHREKLLAKRNQLDILIANVNQTIAESEGRIIMSDNEKFEGFKQKLIDDNEKKYGAEIRGKYGDNAIDSSNKKLKNMTKEQYDEYDKLEKSVIDTLMVAFETKDPASDLAQKAAELHRTWLSYSWNSYSKEAHAGLVQMYVDDERFTKYYDKEQPGLAIFLRDAVFIYTGMKK
- the htpG gene encoding molecular chaperone HtpG, with translation MIKENGNISIDTENIFPIIKKWLYSDKDIFIREVISNACDAISKFQRLASFGEATAQEDEQYKVIVSVNKEKKTLKFIDNGIGMTEEEVKKYITQVAFSGATDFVEKYKDKMDEGKDIIGHFGLGFYSTFMVSDKVQIDTLSYKDEVEPIKWICDEGGTEYEISISEERTTRGTTVTLYINDDSAEFLEEYKVREIIKKYCSFLPIEIYLEDENKPKEEPKYETKKKEDGTEYQELVEIEAPKSLNDTKPLWVKAPKDCTDEEYKDFYRKVFNDFNEPLFWIHLNVDYPFNLKGILYFPKLTHEFEATEGQVKLFNNQVFVADNIKEVIPEFLLLLKGTIDCPDLPLNVSRSFLQNDKEVSKISNHIIKKVADKLVDLFKNSREEFDKFWPDIQIFIKYGCLRDEKFYEKIKEIIIFKNLKGEFVTLKDYLEANKEKHENKVFYANDEKQQSQYIKMFKEYELDAVIFDCTIDDHFISFLEMHESGVKFNRIDSDISDTLGSKTDENDETQVAINKEIEDVFKNALGEKIAKLSVEGLKNEDTSALIIVSEESRRMAQMSKMYAKSGMNFPGMFDEEKTLVVNSKNAIIKKLVEVSKDDAKKDEVKFICEHILDLAKIANKELDANEMDEFIKRNNELLRKVILL
- the scfA gene encoding six-cysteine ranthipeptide SCIFF, with the translated sequence MKHIKTINKPNIKNSVCKPGCKECANSCQSACKTSCTVANLECEN